From a single Entelurus aequoreus isolate RoL-2023_Sb linkage group LG12, RoL_Eaeq_v1.1, whole genome shotgun sequence genomic region:
- the LOC133662899 gene encoding ATP synthase subunit gamma, mitochondrial-like isoform X2, whose product MFARSSLLVFAPQCGQVRNMATLKDITIRLKSIKNIQKITKSMKMVAAAKYARAERQLKPARVYGSGALALYEKAEIKAPEDKAAKHLIIGVTSDRGLCGAIHSGVAKTIKNEIANLTGSGKEVMVVNVGDKLRGILHRTHSKHIMLNCKEVGRKPPTFGDASIIAGELLNSGYEFDQGAVIYNSFRSVISYKTDKKPIFSNDTVANSETMGIYDDIDADVLRNYQEFALVNIIYLALKEGTTSEQSARMTAMDSASKNASEMIDKLTLTFNRTRQAVITKELIEIISGAAAL is encoded by the exons ATGTTCGCCAGGAGCAGCTTGTTGGTGTTCGCCCCACAATG TGGGCAGGTCAGGAACATGGCCACCTTGAAGGACA TCACCATCCGTCTGAAGTCcatcaagaacatccagaagATCACTAAATCCATGAAAATGGTGGCCGCCGCCAAGTACGCTCGGGCTGAGAGGCAGCTGAAACCCGCCCGGGTCTATGGCTCCGGAGCCCTTG CTCTGTACGAGAAGGCGGAGATCAAGGCGCCCGAGGACAAGGCAGCCAAGCACCTGATCATCGGCGTGACCTCCGACCGTGGTCTCTGCGGCGCCATCCACTCCGGCGTGGCCAAAACCATCAAGAACGAGATCGCCAACCTGACAGGCAGCGGCAAGGAGGTGATGGTGGTCAACGTGGGCGACAAGCTGAGAGGTATCCTGCACAG AACTCACAGCAAGCACATCATGCTCAACTGTAAGGAAGTGGGCCGCAAGCCGCCCACCTTTGGGGACGCCTCCATCATCGCCGGAGAGCTTCTCAACTCTGGATACGAGTTCGACCAGGGCGCCGTCATCTATAACAGCTTCAG GTCTGTCATCTCCTACAAGACGGACAAGAAGCCCATCTTCTCCAACGACACGGTCGCTAACTCAG agaCCATGGGCATCTACGATGACATCGACGCTGACGTGCTGAGGAACTACCAGGAGTTCGCTCTGGTCAACATCATCTACTTGGCCCTCAAGGAAGGTACCACCAGCGAGCAGAGCGCCAGGATGACCGCCATGGACAGCGCCAGCAAGAATGCAT CTGAGATGATCGACAAGCTGACGTTAACGTTCAACCGCACCAGACAGGCCGTCATCACCAAGGAGCTGATCGAGATCATCTCTGGAGCCGCCGCTCT ATAA
- the LOC133662899 gene encoding ATP synthase subunit gamma, mitochondrial-like isoform X1, whose translation MFARSSLLVFAPQCGQVRNMATLKDITIRLKSIKNIQKITKSMKMVAAAKYARAERQLKPARVYGSGALALYEKAEIKAPEDKAAKHLIIGVTSDRGLCGAIHSGVAKTIKNEIANLTGSGKEVMVVNVGDKLRGILHRTHSKHIMLNCKEVGRKPPTFGDASIIAGELLNSGYEFDQGAVIYNSFRSVISYKTDKKPIFSNDTVANSETMGIYDDIDADVLRNYQEFALVNIIYLALKEGTTSEQSARMTAMDSASKNASEMIDKLTLTFNRTRQAVITKELIEIISGAAALN comes from the exons ATGTTCGCCAGGAGCAGCTTGTTGGTGTTCGCCCCACAATG TGGGCAGGTCAGGAACATGGCCACCTTGAAGGACA TCACCATCCGTCTGAAGTCcatcaagaacatccagaagATCACTAAATCCATGAAAATGGTGGCCGCCGCCAAGTACGCTCGGGCTGAGAGGCAGCTGAAACCCGCCCGGGTCTATGGCTCCGGAGCCCTTG CTCTGTACGAGAAGGCGGAGATCAAGGCGCCCGAGGACAAGGCAGCCAAGCACCTGATCATCGGCGTGACCTCCGACCGTGGTCTCTGCGGCGCCATCCACTCCGGCGTGGCCAAAACCATCAAGAACGAGATCGCCAACCTGACAGGCAGCGGCAAGGAGGTGATGGTGGTCAACGTGGGCGACAAGCTGAGAGGTATCCTGCACAG AACTCACAGCAAGCACATCATGCTCAACTGTAAGGAAGTGGGCCGCAAGCCGCCCACCTTTGGGGACGCCTCCATCATCGCCGGAGAGCTTCTCAACTCTGGATACGAGTTCGACCAGGGCGCCGTCATCTATAACAGCTTCAG GTCTGTCATCTCCTACAAGACGGACAAGAAGCCCATCTTCTCCAACGACACGGTCGCTAACTCAG agaCCATGGGCATCTACGATGACATCGACGCTGACGTGCTGAGGAACTACCAGGAGTTCGCTCTGGTCAACATCATCTACTTGGCCCTCAAGGAAGGTACCACCAGCGAGCAGAGCGCCAGGATGACCGCCATGGACAGCGCCAGCAAGAATGCAT CTGAGATGATCGACAAGCTGACGTTAACGTTCAACCGCACCAGACAGGCCGTCATCACCAAGGAGCTGATCGAGATCATCTCTGGAGCCGCCGCTCT GAACTGA
- the LOC133662899 gene encoding ATP synthase subunit gamma, mitochondrial-like isoform X3, with protein sequence MFARSSLLVFAPQCGQVRNMATLKDITIRLKSIKNIQKITKSMKMVAAAKYARAERQLKPARVYGSGALALYEKAEIKAPEDKAAKHLIIGVTSDRGLCGAIHSGVAKTIKNEIANLTGSGKEVMVVNVGDKLRGILHRTHSKHIMLNCKEVGRKPPTFGDASIIAGELLNSGYEFDQGAVIYNSFRSVISYKTDKKPIFSNDTVANSETMGIYDDIDADVLRNYQEFALVNIIYLALKEGTTSEQSARMTAMDSASKNASEMIDKLTLTFNRTRQAVITKELIEIISGAAAL encoded by the exons ATGTTCGCCAGGAGCAGCTTGTTGGTGTTCGCCCCACAATG TGGGCAGGTCAGGAACATGGCCACCTTGAAGGACA TCACCATCCGTCTGAAGTCcatcaagaacatccagaagATCACTAAATCCATGAAAATGGTGGCCGCCGCCAAGTACGCTCGGGCTGAGAGGCAGCTGAAACCCGCCCGGGTCTATGGCTCCGGAGCCCTTG CTCTGTACGAGAAGGCGGAGATCAAGGCGCCCGAGGACAAGGCAGCCAAGCACCTGATCATCGGCGTGACCTCCGACCGTGGTCTCTGCGGCGCCATCCACTCCGGCGTGGCCAAAACCATCAAGAACGAGATCGCCAACCTGACAGGCAGCGGCAAGGAGGTGATGGTGGTCAACGTGGGCGACAAGCTGAGAGGTATCCTGCACAG AACTCACAGCAAGCACATCATGCTCAACTGTAAGGAAGTGGGCCGCAAGCCGCCCACCTTTGGGGACGCCTCCATCATCGCCGGAGAGCTTCTCAACTCTGGATACGAGTTCGACCAGGGCGCCGTCATCTATAACAGCTTCAG GTCTGTCATCTCCTACAAGACGGACAAGAAGCCCATCTTCTCCAACGACACGGTCGCTAACTCAG agaCCATGGGCATCTACGATGACATCGACGCTGACGTGCTGAGGAACTACCAGGAGTTCGCTCTGGTCAACATCATCTACTTGGCCCTCAAGGAAGGTACCACCAGCGAGCAGAGCGCCAGGATGACCGCCATGGACAGCGCCAGCAAGAATGCAT CTGAGATGATCGACAAGCTGACGTTAACGTTCAACCGCACCAGACAGGCCGTCATCACCAAGGAGCTGATCGAGATCATCTCTGGAGCCGCCGCTCTGTGA
- the LOC133662900 gene encoding enoyl-CoA hydratase domain-containing protein 3, mitochondrial-like, which yields MARRLLSTTTNLLLSRPPLPVGPRFFSRTEPEPLTVRRQNNGIRRIILNNPKKRNALSLSMLESLREDILADVDGQDLRVIVISAEGPVFSSGHDLKELTSTQGRDYHTRVFHACTEVMTLIQDVPVPVIAMVNGVATAAGCQLVASCDVAVASEKSTFATPGVNVGLFCSTPAVAIGRAVPRKVAMEMLFTGTPLSAHDALLHGLLSKVVPEERLEAETLAIARRVCQASRPVVALGKATFQRQMSQGRDAAYATASKVMVDNLSLRDGQEGIRAFIEKRKPVWSHQAEKVSD from the exons ATGGCTCGTAGATTGCTGAGCACGACAAcaaaccttcttttgagcagGCCTCCGCTGCCCGTTGGACCGCGTTTCTTCTCTCGGACGGAACCGGAACCGCTGACCGTCCGCAGGCAGAACAACGGAATCAG GAGAATAATACTCaacaatcccaaaaagaggaatGCATTGTCTCTGTCCATGCTGGAGTCCCTCAGGGAGGACATCCTTGCTGACGTGGACGGCCAAGATCTCAGAGTCATCGTCATTTCAG ctgaAGGTCCGGTGTTTTCTTCCGGACACGACTTGAAGGAGCTGACCTCGACGCAGGGTCGAGACTACCACACGCGAGTCTTTCACGCCTGCACGGAG GTCATGACTCTGATTCAAGACGTTCCTGTCCCGGTTATCGCCATGGTGAACGGCGTGGCCACGGCGGCAGGCTGCCAGCTGGTGGCCAGCTGTGACGTGGCGGTGGCGTCCGAGAAGTCGACGTTCGCCACCCCGGGTGTCAACGTGGGCCTGTTCTGCTCCACGCCGGCCGTGGCGATCGGCCGCGCCGTGCCCAGGAAG GTTGCCATGGAGATGCTTTTCACAGGCACGCCCCTGTCAGCCCATGATGCTTTGCTGCACGGGCTGCTCAGCAAGGTGGTGCCGGAGGAGCGGCTGGAGGCGGAGACGTTAGCCATCGCCCGGCGGGTGTGTCAGGCCAGCCGGCCCGTGGTGGCGCTGGGCAAGGCGACCTTCCAAAG ACAAATGTCTCAAGGTAGAGATGCGGCGTATGCCACAGCCTCGAAGGTGATGGTTGACAACCTGTCCCTGAGGGACGGCCAGGAGGGAATAAGAGCGTTCATTGAGAAACGCAAGCCAGTGTGGAGCCACCAAGCTGAAAAAGTCAGCGACTGA